The Candidatus Stygibacter australis genomic interval AATTACACCAGCAGCTATCGCACCCTTTTTCAGCGAGCCAGATCTGAGCTTGCCATCAAACTTTTTTGTCTTGATCCTGCCATTTCACTTGCAGAATGCCTTGATCGCTGCAAAAGCGTGGTCTTTTTTTCAGCTACTCTCACCCCTTTCAATTATTATCAGGAACTCTTTGGCTGCCACCCGGAAGCAAAAAGTCTTAATCTACCTTCACCATTCCCAGCTCAAAATCTTACCATATCAAGATCAAGAATTCAAACCAGATATCGCAGCAGAACTATCACAATGGGACATTTGGCAACAGCTATCACTGATTTCCTCAATCAGCAAAAAGGAAACGCTTTGATATTTTTCCCCAGCTACCGTTATTTACAGGACGCCCTGGAGATTATCCAGCAGAAAGAGATTACGCATCAATTACTTATTCAGCGATCCGGGATGACAGAACCCCAGCGTGACGAGTTTCTGGCAGAATTTCAGAAAGCTGACACGCTTACTGCCGGTTTTGCCGTGATGGGAGGAGTTTTTGGCGAAGGCATTGATCTGGTGGGAGATTATCTCACCGCTGCCGTGATCGTGGGAGTAGGACTGCCCGGGATCGATCTCCAGCGGGAATTGATCCGCAATTATTATGAAGATCGCAGCAAGGGCTATGATTATGCCTACACTTTTCCAGGGTTCACGCGGGTTTTGCAGGCAGCCGGCAGAGTTATCCGCACAGAAAAAGATATTGGCAGCGTCCTCCTTATAGATGACCGTTTTTTCACCATGCGCTACCGCCAGCTCTTCCCAAAATGGTGGCAAATCACTCAATAAAAAACTCTTTCCATAATTGTTTCCCCGAAAAATCACTCAAAGTTCATAAAATTCATCTTGTCCATTTCGTCCGCTATGTCCTCTTCGTCCATTCCCCAAATATCTCCCAGCGATAGACCACAACCAGAGAACCTAAACTGCGAACGGCATGAAGATGTAATCGCAAGTAAATAAATGAATTGACAGAGAAATAATTTTACAGGAAAAAAGGATTCAATGACAGATAGGGGGAATATATGATTGATAATAATGAAAAACAATTAGTTAGACAGTATTATGTAGAAAGTGGAATATTAGAAATTGCAACAGGTTTGACAGCCTTTTTGGGGAGTGCAATGGTATATTGTGGAGTAGTTATCTGGCTTGGCGTGTATTTCATGATGATATTATCTATAACTGTATTACATAAGGCAATTGTGCTAAAGCATATAGAGCAGAGTGAATTAGAGCTATTGCTTTCTCATAAAAAGGCTATAGAACCACGAATAGTTGTAAATTTCTTTATATATATAATCCTTGGGGGACTGCTGATTCTTTTACAGCCCAGGTTGATAGAAAATCCAGATAGATGGCTACTGAACATTTTAAATCATTTACCATGGGCATTTGTTACGATTGGTATTGCCTTATCTGGAATAATTTACTATAAACTGGATCAGGTACTTTATATTCTGGTAATAATATTTGCTGTTTGTGTATTAGAAATAGCCTTCGATATTCCTCAAGCGTTGTTAACTATGTGTCTTGTTATAGGATTTTTTGGATTATTAAAAGGGCTACAAAAGTTAATCCGTTTCTTGAAACACAATCCACGAAAAAGAAAGCGTAATGATAATATAATGTTTAAGGAATAGAGAAAGATAATATTTGCAGGGACAAAGAGACTGTTCAATGCAGTAATTGATATTATTGCATGTTTTCAATTTTTGTAGCATAAAAGTGCACATATTCTGAATGATGTGGGTAGATACTGAAATTGACCTTTCTAAGCCCTTGCGCATGGTCGATAGACCTCCGAAATGGTTGACCTTTCTGACCAAGAGATTCTCATTGCTAACTGGCTTATTTATCGATATTTATAAACTTCTATCCTCTGACCAACCATTGCGAAGGGATCAGCCTATGCGTTGCTCCGGCTCGACAAGCCATTCGTAAGGTATTGACTGGTGGGAATTGAACAGTCTCAGTTTGAACTTCTGCTAAAATATGAAATTTGAGTTGACATCAGAACGATTATTTTTATGATAATATCAAATCGACTTTAAGAAAGAGGTGCAGAATGGAAAAATTTATTGTATATGCCAGAGAACTTTATGACGGTAAGAAACTGCTGAAAGATGTTTATATCACTATCGAAGATAATATGATCTTGAGTGTAGATCAGGAAGAGAAGGAGTTTGATGCGGAGGGGATAGTTACTCCAGCGATAATTGATGCACATTCACATATCGGGATGGATCGTGAAGGCGAGCCCTGGCAGGAAGCTGAACTGAATGATCATATAGACCAGATAATGCCCTTATCTGACCCTCTGAATAGTATTTATTATGATGACAGGGCATTTCAGGATGCAGTGGATTTTGGTGTGTTATATAGCTGCCTGGTGCCGGGAAGCGGGAATCTGATCGGAGGTAAAGCACAGATCATCAGGAATTTTGCTGATAATGTGGGTGGTGCATTGCTAAAAACTTATGGTTACAAGATGGCCCTGGGCTTTAATCCGCGCTCAACCACAGATTGGAAAGGAACCAGAAATAATACCCGGATGGGTGCTTATGCCCTTTTGGAAAACAAACTGGATGAACTGCTGATAAAGCGTGATAAAGCAGAAGTTACCAAAAATAAAAAACTGCTGGATCTGGATAAAAAACTGAAAAAGAATGAGCTTGATAAAGCAGAATATGAAGAAGAACTTGATCTAGTGCTTCGGGAGATGGAGCTGGGTTTCACCCCGGAAGAAATTGCCTTATTAGATATAATGAGCGGTGAACCCACCGTGAAAGTCCATGTTCACAAGGAAGATGATATCTTATATCTGATCCATCTTAAAAACAAGTATGGCATCAAGGTAACTGCTGATCACACTTTGGATGTGTGGCATCAGGAGATTTATGACCTGCTGGCAGAAAACGATATTCCTGTAGTATTTGGACCAATCGGAGCTGTAGGTTATAAAGTGGAGCTGAAGCATGCTTATTACCAGAATACCGGTCTGCTGATGGAATCAAAAGCCCAGTTTGGTCTGATGACTGATCATCCGGTTATTCACACCTATTCACTGCGGGATTCCCTCAAATTCTTCCTGATCCAGGGGATGAGTCCTGAGCTGGCTATCGGGCTGATCACATATCAGAATGCCCGAATTCTGGGAATTGATGATGTTCTGGGTACTGTAGAAGCAGGTAAGTATGCCAGCCTGGTCGTCTGGGACAAAAATCCTCTTGATCTGTCAGCATTTCCTAAGCTCGTAATGGCAGAGGGTGTGATACTTAGAGATAACGGCTAATACTATACAAGTATATGTCCTATAACTCCTATATAAACCAATAAATTAGGCACCAAAGTGCCTTTCAGGTGGAAAAACAAAGCACGTACTGACATTTTATTGTGAGTATGTGCTTTGTTGTTTTGGGTTGAATCCACTGGATGTTATCTTATTTAATGACAAGAAAATGGTAAAAGATAAAAAAGAGTTTACAATAGAAAGATAAATGTACAAAATGCCGAAAGATATTAATAGGGAGAAATAGATGGCTAAAGCAGAAAGTTATCTTGTATTCCGGGAAGGGGAGCATCGCTTTGGATTGAGTTTATCCGAAGTTGAACGGATCGAAAAAGCAGTTGCTCTGGAAGAAGTAACAACTGGTGCAGAATTTGTGAAAGGGGTTTTTAACTATCATGGAGAATTACTGGCAGTAATAGATATTCGCAAGATTTTCCAGCTTCCTGCGCGAGAAAACAAATTAACTGATTTACTCATAATAGCGAGTACAAAAAAAGGCTTGCGATCTGGGCAGAAGCAGTAAAATTGAATTATGCCAGCATGGTATTAAAAACTCATGAGATTGCTTCACTTTTGTAAAAATTAGATGATCAGAATGGAAACAATATAATCGTTTCGTAATTTGGAGGTGTAATATTAAATCTGAACAGGATAAAATACCAAAGAAAAGGATACTCGTAGTAGAAGATAGTAAAACTCAGGCGATGAAGCTGGAGTATCTGCTTTTTAAAAACGGATATGAACCAATATTAGCCGATAGTGGGGAACAGGCAGTCGAGATGGTGAAGGAGAAAGAGCCTGATCTTATAATAAGTGATATCTTGATGCCGGCTATGAGTGGATATGAGTTCTGCAGGCAAATGAAAAGCTTCATTAAAACCCGTAACACACCTTTGATATTTTTGTCAGCTTTATCTGATACCCATGATATTCTCAAAGGGCTGGAATGCGGAGCCAGCAATTTCCTGACCAGGCCCTGCAATGATGAAACTCTGCTAAAAAATATTGAGCAGCAGTTATCAGTTAAAACTAAACCTGAGGGAGATGAGATCTATGAAGTAGTCAACCTTGAATTTGAGGGTAAGGAATACATTATATCGGCTTCAAAAAGTAAAATATTAGAAATTCTGGTGACAACTTACGAGACAGCGATCACTAAAAATGAAGATCTGGCAAAAGCTCAGGGAGAATTAAAGAAC includes:
- a CDS encoding amidohydrolase family protein, with protein sequence MEKFIVYARELYDGKKLLKDVYITIEDNMILSVDQEEKEFDAEGIVTPAIIDAHSHIGMDREGEPWQEAELNDHIDQIMPLSDPLNSIYYDDRAFQDAVDFGVLYSCLVPGSGNLIGGKAQIIRNFADNVGGALLKTYGYKMALGFNPRSTTDWKGTRNNTRMGAYALLENKLDELLIKRDKAEVTKNKKLLDLDKKLKKNELDKAEYEEELDLVLREMELGFTPEEIALLDIMSGEPTVKVHVHKEDDILYLIHLKNKYGIKVTADHTLDVWHQEIYDLLAENDIPVVFGPIGAVGYKVELKHAYYQNTGLLMESKAQFGLMTDHPVIHTYSLRDSLKFFLIQGMSPELAIGLITYQNARILGIDDVLGTVEAGKYASLVVWDKNPLDLSAFPKLVMAEGVILRDNG
- a CDS encoding chemotaxis protein CheW, with amino-acid sequence MAKAESYLVFREGEHRFGLSLSEVERIEKAVALEEVTTGAEFVKGVFNYHGELLAVIDIRKIFQLPARENKLTDLLIIASTKKGLRSGQKQ